In Bradyrhizobium sp. WBOS07, the genomic window GCCGTCGGGCACATCGTCGACGAGATCGTTCGCCGAAAGCCGCCAATCGTGTTCAACACTCTGGTCGGAAGCTCGAGCTACGACTTCATCCGCGCCTTCAACGCAGGCACCAAGGCCGCCGGCCTGGAGATCCCCATGCTGAGTTGCAGCCTGTGCGAGCCGGAACTAGCGATCGTCGGGCCTGCATCGGCCGGCTGCATCACGTCGTCAGCCTATTTCGAGAGCATTCGCTTGCCGGAGAACCGCGCCTTCGTTACGCGCTGGAGGGCGCGCTATGGCGAGGACAGCAGTCCCTCCGTCGACGGTCAATCCGCCTATGTCGCGGTGTATCTGCTGGCGCGCGCTCTGCAGCGCGCGGGGACGTCCGACATTGCCGAAGTGCGGCGCGCCGCGGCGGGATATCGCTACAATTCGCCGCAAGGGCCGGTGTGGATCGACGGCGGCAACAATCATTGCGTCCTTACACCGCGGCTTGCCGTCTCCAACCCACAAGGACAGTTTGATATCTTCTGGGAAGCCGAAGCGCCTGTTAAGCCTGATCCCTACCTGACGCAGCTCGACGTCGCCGTCAGCCCGTCGAAAGAAACCTCGGCGGGCGGCGCATTGCCGAACGCGCCGCATTTGCGGGTTGTGAAATGAGCAGACGGTCTTCATTTTCGCTACGCGGACGCAAGGCTCTCGTCGCCATCAAAGACGAACGCGACGCAACCATCGT contains:
- a CDS encoding transporter substrate-binding domain-containing protein, with the translated sequence MTKPSVPVGIVCSQSGPYQAMGREILKSAIMAVEEINGQAEFDFSIAPHIRDPRGIVSEYHTVCDDLIRNVGVEHIIGCYTSASRKQVLPIVERTDRLLWYPARYEGFECSDNVIYVGASPNHNVLPLVRYVLDNLSREFFCVGSNYVWTWETNRVTRELVSAANGHILAERLLELGESAVGHIVDEIVRRKPPIVFNTLVGSSSYDFIRAFNAGTKAAGLEIPMLSCSLCEPELAIVGPASAGCITSSAYFESIRLPENRAFVTRWRARYGEDSSPSVDGQSAYVAVYLLARALQRAGTSDIAEVRRAAAGYRYNSPQGPVWIDGGNNHCVLTPRLAVSNPQGQFDIFWEAEAPVKPDPYLTQLDVAVSPSKETSAGGALPNAPHLRVVK